The genomic segment AGTGTGTCGGTGAGAACATTCAACGCCTGTTCGAACTGCGGCTTGTTCAGGTTGTTCGCATTCTGACCCAGATCCTCGAGGGCACCGGCCAGCGTGTACGGCGTCGTCGTGCGGCTGCGCGGAATCGTGGTCGCCTTGCCGTGGCCGGCGGGAGTCACCGCTATCGAACGCTCTCCCAGGATGGTGTCGGTGCGGATCGCGGCCAGTGACTGGTCACCGACCGCGACGTGGCGATCGACGGAGAACGTCACCTTCGCGCTGTCGCCGGCCAGACCGACCGCCTGCACCTTGCCCACCTTGAAGCCCGACACATACACGGAGTTGCCGGGCGAGATGCCACCCGCGTCGCTGAAGTAAGCGTCGTAGACCCGGCCCTGCGGCCAGAATGGCAGGTTGGCGTAACCGAATGCGAGCAACACCACGCACAGGACCATCACCACGCCGAAGACCCCGGTGCGCAACGGGTCGCGTTCGCGCTTGTCATTGCTTGACAAAAGCGCACCTCCCTTGGCTGGGATCCACCTGGCCACCAAGGGGCAGACGGATGTCGCTGCCGGCCGGTCCGTTGATCTTGATCGTCACGGAGCAGAAGTAGATGTTGAAGAAGGAGCCATAGGCACCGAGTGCGGCCAGGCGTAGATAGTCCTCGCCCAGTTGCTCGACGTCGTTGTCGACCTCGGCCTTGCGGTTGTCGATTTCGGTGGCCAACGGCCGGGTGTTTTTCAGGATTTCTTGCAGCGGCCGACGTGAATTCTTCAGCAGCTCAGTCAGATCCGTGGTTGTCGAGGCCAGTGGCGGAATGGCGCCGGCGATCGAGTCCTTGTTCTTGGCCAGCCCACTGATCAATTGCTGCAGCTGGTCGACGCTGGTCGAGAATTGCGCGCTCTTTTGATCGATGGTGCCCAGCACCTGGTTCAGATTGGTGATCGTGTCACCGATGAGTTGGTCGCGCCGGCCCAGCGCCGTCGAGAAAGCACTGGTGTCGGCCAGCACATTCGACAACGCTCCACCCTGGCCCTGCAACAACTCGATGATGGCGCCGCTGATCGTATTGACCTTGTCGGCGTCCAGACCCTTGAGCACCGGCCGCAGTCCACCTAGCAGCGCATCCAAATCCAGTGCGGGCTGGGTGTGTTGGGCGTTGATGGTGGCACCCGGCGCGAGCTTGCGCAGCTCCCCCGGACCCGACGTGATCTCGAGGAAACGGTCACCTACCAGGTTTTCGTAGCGGATCACCGCGCGTGTCGACGAGTACAGCGTGTAGCGGCTGTCGATGCCGAACGCGACGTCGACGGTGTTGTCCGGGTTGAGTTTGACGCCGTTCACCGAACCGACGGGCACACCGGAAATGCGTACCTTTTGGCCGGCCTTCAGTCGGGACGCGTCGGTAAACGTAGCGTGATAGGTGCTTTCGTTGCCGAATCGGAAGTCGCCGAATACCACCACCAGGCCCGCGGCGACCAGCAGCATCACTACCGTGAAGATGCTGACCTTGATCACCATCGACCGGTGCGATGGCATCTCCGAACCCGCCATCAGAAGTCGTCCCGTTCCGCGAAGGACCCGTGGAACAAGAACTGCAGCGTCGAGGGTGCGTCGAACTGCAGTTCGGTGAACGGCTCGTACGGGATGTTGGCGTTGTCGGTGACCAGGAACGGCGCCCGATACCACGATCCGCCGTTCTGCTTGTTCGGAATGTCCGGCAGCCCACGGCAGTTGGGTCCGCCGGAGGCGTTGACGATCGGCAGGGACTCCGGATACGTGTAGGACGGCGCGCCCAGCACGAAGCTCGACGAGGTGAACAGGCCCGCCTTGCGGACACCCAGAATTGGGCCGAACTCCTTGAGCCCCCGATCGATGCCCGCGAACAGGCAGCCGAATTCTGGTGAGTAGTCGGAGGCCACCTTGAGGGGGGCGCGCAACCGGTTGATCGCGTCGATGAGGTCCTTCTCGGCCGGTTCCAACGTCTCATAGGCGTTGTTGGACAGGCCGATCGTGGCCAACAGGGTGTCGTTGAGGTTCTTCTGCTCGTCGACGACGGTTTTGTTGATCGTGGGCAGGTTGTCGAAGATCGTGTTCAAGTCCGGGGCGGCGTCGGCGTACACGCCTGTGACGATCGCGGTCTTGCGGAAATCCTCCTGCAACGCAGGCAGCTTCGGGTTCGTTTGCTGCGTCAGGGTATTCAAGCCCGACAGCAGCGCACCCAAGTCGTCACCATGACCGCGCAGACCTTCGGCGAAAGCGCTGAGAGTCCCGTTCAATTCCACCGGGTCGACCTTATGCAGCAGATCCATCAACGACTGGAACAGCGTGTTGACTTCCAGCTGCACCGCGGAGGCCTCGACGTGTGCATTGGGGCGTAGCGATGTCGGCGAAGGAGCTTGGGGCACAACGAATTCCACTGACTTTGCGCCGAAGATCGTATTTCCCGAGATATGCACCGGCGCGTTGGAGGGGATGAAATGCAGGTCGTCGCTGTTGATCGCCAGCGTCAGGCGTGCCTGCTCACCCCCGTAGCTGATGTCGGTGACCTTGCCGATCTGGATGCCGCGGTACTTGACCTTGGCGCCCTTGTCCATCACCAGCCCCGCGCGCGGCGCCGCAACGGTGACTGTGTCGACGGAGGCGAAAGCCGCCGTGTAGGAGAGGTACGTCAGCACCGAAAACGCCACCAACAAGCTGGCCAGCAGCGCCGCTGCCAGCCGAACAGTTGTGCGTCGCGATACGGTGTCTGCCATGTTTTAAGCGGTCCCCTTAACCCGAGAGGTTGAAGTTACCGGACGCGCCGTAAACGGCCAGCGAGATGAACAAAGTAATCACGACGACGACGATCAGGGAGGTTCGCACCGCCTGACCGACCGCGATGCCCACGCCCACCGGCCCACCGCTGGTGTTGTAGCCGTAATACGTATGGACCAGCATCACCGCGATGGACATCACGATGGCCTGCAGGAACGACCAAAGCAGGTCCGACGGGATCAGGAACGTATTGAAGTAGTGGTCGTAGAGACCGGCCGACTGCCCATTGATGTATACCGTGGTGAAGCGCGCGGCGAAGAACGCGGCGAGCACCGACAGCGAATACAGCGGGACGATCGCAACCAGGCCGGCGATCAGCCGCGTCGACACCAGGTAGGACACCGAGTGCACCGCCATGCATTCGACGGCGTCGATCTCTTCTGACACGCGCATGGCGCCCAGTTGGGCGGTGGCACCGGCGCCGATCGTGGCCGCGAGCGCGATACCGGCAATGACCGGTGCGACCACGCGGACGTTCAGAAACGCCGACAGGAAGCCGGTCAGTGCCTCGATGCCGATGTTGCCCAGCGACGAGTAACCCTGGACGGCGATGACCCCGCCGGAGGCCAGCGTCAAGAACGCCGCGACGCCGACCGTGCCGCCGATCATCACCAGCGCGCCGGCCCCCAGCGTCATCTCGGCGATCAGCCGGATCGTCTCCTTGCGGTACCGGGTCAGCGCGTTGGGGACATAGCGCACGGTTTGGCCGTAGAACAGCGCCTGCTCGCCGAAGTCGTCGACCGGCCCTTGCAACCGCGACGCGACGGTACGCAGCCGGTAAGTGAAGTCGTAACTCATCGCGTGATCACTCGCCTCGTCATTTGGTCGAGAACCGCACGCCGATGGCCGTCATCACGACGTTGATGACGAACAGACAAATGAACGCGTAGACGACGGTTTCGTTGACCGCGTTGCCGACGCCCTTCGGCCCGCCCTTGACGGTCAGGCCGCGGTAGCAGCCGACGAGACCGGCCATCACACCGAACAACAACGCCTTGACTTCGGCGAGCACCAACTCGCGCAGTCCGGTCAACACGGTCAACCCGTTGATGAAAGCGCCCGGATTCACCCCCTGGAGAAACACGGAGAAAACGTACCCACCGGACAACCCGATCGCGCATACCAAACCATTGAGCAACAGTGCGACAACGGTAGACGCCAGAACGCGGGGCACCACCAGCCGGTGGATCGGGTCGATGCCGAGCACTCGCATCGCGTCGATTTCTTCGCGGATGGTGCGCGCACCGAGGTCGGCACAGATCGCGGTGGCGCCCGCCCCGGCGACGACGAGGACGGTCACCACCGGGCCCAGCTGGGTGATGGTGCCGAACGCCGTTCCGGCGCCGGACAAGTCCGCCGCGCCGATTTCACGGAGCAAGATATTGAGGGTGAACGCGACCAGGACGGTGAACGGGATCGACACCAATAGGGTCGGGACCAACGACACCCGCGCGATCATCCACGTCTGATCCAGAAACTCGCGGCCTTGAAACGGACGCCGGAAAGAGGCACGGGCCGTATCGATCGTCATCTCGAAAAACCCGCCGACAGCACGGGCGGGAACCGCAAGCTGTTCGATCAACCCGGTAGCCCCCTTTGCCGCTCACGGCGAAGCCTGTGTTTCGCCTGTGCGTGGTCTTTCGTCGCAGCCGGCTCCGTGTGAGCCGGATCATATTAACTCAGAGAAACTTCACGCTGTCAATGAACAGGTTATCTCCGTCTAAATCGTGAATTTGTCCTGGTCAGAGGCATTACGCTATTGCTAATCTGACACACGTTCTACTAGCTGATTTCGCCCGGAAAAACAGCGTTCCGTCGCTATTGTTCCATTAACGCGGTCGCGGAAAAGTTACGTTCTGGATCCCGACCAGCAAAGTAGTCGCGCAATGTGCTGCTGAGTTCAGCCGAGTCCCATGCGGCGCCGTCCGCGGTGAACCGGTGTTCCGCCGTCGGCGCTGAGACCAATGTCACTTGAGGTCCGTAGACGATGAACACCTGACCGTTAACCTCAGCGGCCGCGGGGGACGACAGGAACTGCACCAGGTTCACCACGTGATCGGGTGACAGCGGGTCGACGCCGCCCTCCTCTATATCTGGTGCGCTACCGAACACGTCCGCCGTCATCGCGGTGCGCGCACGGGGACAGATCGCGTTGGCGCAGACACCGTAGCGGCCCAGCGCCCGCGCGGCGGTCAGGGTAAGCGAGATGATGCCGGCCTTGGCGGCGCCGTAGTTGGCCTGCCCGACCGGCCCCACCAGTCCGGCCTCGGAGGCGGTGTTGACGATCCGGCCGAAGATTGATCCGCCGGCGTCCTTGGCCCGACTCCGCCAGTAGGTCGCGGCGTTGCGGGTGAGTAGGAAGTGCCCCCGCAGATGCACCGCGATGACCTGGTCCCATTCCTCGTCGGACATGTTGAACAGCATCCGGTCGCGGGTGATGCCGGCATTGTTGACCACGATGTCGAGTCCGCCCAGGCCGTCGGCACAGGACACCAGTTCGTCGGCCGTGGCGCGCTGACTGATGTCACCGGTCACCGCGATGGCCTTGGAACCGGCGGCACTGATCTCGTCGATCACGTCCGAGGCATCCAGGGCGGCGGCGATGTCGTTGACGACGACGGTAGCGCCTAGGCGGGCCAGACCGAGCGCTTCGGCGCGCCCAAGACCTGCGGCCGCACCGGTCACCACCGCGACCTTCCCGGATAGATCGGTCGCGTTCGTGCTGCTAGTCAATTTATGAATACCTCTAGTTTCGGGGTCCCGCGCCGCTAGTCTTCGCGCAGCAGCGCCGCGCGCGGGCACTCGGCGATCGCCTGCTCGGCGAGATCTTCTTGGTCGGACGGTATCGGATCGAGCTTCACGACGGCGTAGTCCTCATCGTCGAGGTCGAAGATATCTGGTGCGATGCCCAAGCACACCGCGTTGCCTTCGCACCGGTCACGATCCACGATCACCCGCACGGCATCCTCCTTGAAGCTGGCCCGGATCTCGTCCTATGTCCCATCAGAATGTAGCTCCACCATAGGGCTCACGTGCGTCTGAGGAAACGGTCGCTGGATTCCCAGACTAGAACGTGTTACAACCGGGAAGACGAACGGGTAGCCGTTGGTCGAATAGCCGCTTGTCACGTTAACCAAAGGACGGCTGGAATGCGCATCAGTTACACCCCTGAACAGGAGGAGTTGCGTCGCGAGCTGCGGTCGTACTTCACCGCGCTCATGACGCCGGAGCGCCGCGAGGCGCTGCACTCGACCCAGGGTGAGGTGGGAACGGGCAACGCCTATCGCGACACCGTTGCGCAGATGGGCAAGGACGGGTGGCTCACCCTGAACTGGCCCAAGGAATACGGCGGCCAGGACCGCTCCCCGATGGACTCGCTGATCTTCACCGACGAGGCCGCGATCGCGGGCGTGCCGGTGCCATTCCTGACGATCAACAGCGTGGCACCCACGATCATGGCGTTCGGCACCGAGGAGCAGAAGAAGTTCTTCCTGCCCAAGATCGCCGCCGGAGAGCTGCACTTCTCGATCGGCTACTCCGAGCCCGGTGCCGGTACCGACCTGGCGAACCTGCGAACCACGGCGGTCCGCGACGGCGATGACTACGTCATCAACGGTCAGAAGATGTGGACCAGCCTGATCGCCTACGCTGACTGGGTCTGGCTGGCGGTGCGCACCAACCCCGAGGCCAAGAAGCACCGCGGCATTTCGATGCTGGTGGTGCCGACGACCGCCGAAGGCTTCTCCTGGACGCCCGTGCACACGATGGCCGGGGTGGACACCAGCGCCACTTATTACTCGGACGTGCGCGTCCCGGTGACCAACCTGATTGGCGAGGAGAACGGCGGCTGGAAGCTGGTGACCAACCAGCTCAACCACGAGCGGGTCGCCCTGGTGTCGCCGCAACCGATCTTCCTGGCCCTGCGCGAGGTTCGCGAGTGGGCCCAAAACACCAAGGACGACGGGGGGGCCAGGCTGATCGATTCGGAGTGGGTCCAGCTGAACCTGGCGCGGGTGCACGCTAAGGCCGAGGTTCTCAAGCTGATCAACTGGGAGCTGGCGTCGGCGGCGGACGAAACCCTGTCGCCCGCGGACGCGTCGGCGGCCAAGGTGTACGGCACCGAACTTGCCACCGAGGCCTACCGGCTGCTGATGGAGGTGCTGGGTACCGCGGCGACCGTGCGCCAGGATTCGCCGGGTGCGCTGTTGCGCGGCCGGGTCGAGCGCATGCACCGGGCGTGCCTGATCCTCACCTTCGGCGGCGGCACCAACGAGGTGCAGCGCGACATCATCGGCATGGTCGCTCTCGGCCTGCCTCGAAACCGCTAAGTACCGCTGAGCATCGAGAAGGACGGCATCGGAATGGATTTCACGACAACCGAAGCGGCGGCGGACCTCGGCGGCCTGGTCGACACGATCGTGGACTCGGTGTGCACACCGGAGCACCAGCGCGAGCTCGACGGGCTCGAGCAACGGTTCGACCGCGGCCTGTGGCAGAAGCTGATCGAGGCCGACATCCTCACCAGCGCGTCGGCGTCGACGCTGGGCGGCGACGGTTTCGGCGCGCTCGAACAGGTTGCGATCCTGGTTGCGCTGGGACGCCAGCTGGCCGCCGTGCCGTACCTGGAATCGGTGATGCTGGGCGCCGGGGTGCTGGCGCGCTTCGGCTCTCAGGATCTGCAGCAGACCTGGGGAGTCCCGGCCGTCAAAGGCGAGAAGATCCTGACGGTGGCCCTGGACGGCGAGATGGGCGAGGGCCCCGTGCAGGCCACCCGCACGGGCGACGGCTACCAGCTGACCGGTACGCGTACGCAGGTCTTCTTCGGCCCCGTTGCGGACGCCTTCCTGGTTCCTGCTGAAACCGATTCCGGCACAGCCGTTTTCCTGGTGAGCGCCGAAGGCAAGGGCGTCAAGGTGACCACGCTGGCGACCACCGGCAAGAACAGTGTCGGGCATCTCGCGTTGGACGGCGTAGCGGTAAACGAGGCCCGGAAGGTCGGCGGAAGCGAAGTCGTCGCCTGGCTCGGCACGCTGGGAACCCTGGGCCGCAGCGCGTATCAGCTCGGGGTGCTCGATCGCGGTTTGCAGATGACGGCCGAATACGCGCGCGAGCGTGAGCAATTCGACCGTCCGATCGGCAGCTTCCAAGCGGTGTCGCAGCGACTGGCCGACGGCTACATCGACGTCAAGGGGCTGCGGTTGACGCTCACCCAAGCGGCGTGGAAGGTCTCCGAGGACATACCCGCCGAGATCGACGTGGCCAGCGCCGCGTTCTGGGCCGCCGACGCCGGACACCGTGTCGCGCACACCATCGTGCACGTGCACGGTGGCGTGGGTGTCGACACCGATCACCCGGCGCACCGGTATTTCCTAGCCGCCAAAGAAGCCGAGTTCGCGTTGGGCGGCGCCACTGCGCAGCTGCGCCGGATCGGTCGCGAGCTGGCGGAAACGCCTGCCTAGCCGCCCGGCGACGATGCGGTTCGTATGAACGACCGAGGTGGGGCACCCCCAGCCGCGGAGCGGCGAGGGGGAGAGTGGGCGCATTGACCCCGCTGATTCCGGCCGACCCGACGGTCACCAAGCTGCTTCAGCCGCTGGCTGAGATCGACGACCGGGGGATCTACTTCGAGGAGTCGTTCACCAGCTGGCGCGATCACCTGCGCCACGGTGCCGCAATCGTGGCGACGTTGCGTGAACGGCTCGACCCGAACCGGCCGCCGCACGTCGGCGTGCTGCTGGAGAACACGCCGTTCTTCTCGGCGATGTTGACGGCGGCCGGGATGTCGGGGATTGTGCCGGTCGGTCTCAACCCGGTGCGCCGCGGCGAGGCACTGGCACGCGATATCAGCCGGGCCGACTGCCAGGTAGTCCTGGCCGACTCGAAATCCGCTGCGACACTGGATGATATCGACCACCTGAACGTCGACTCGGCGCAGTGGGTCGCCGAAGTCGACACACATCGTGATGCCGGGTTGAGTTTTCAGCCAGCGTCGGCCGAAGACCTTTTCATGCTGATCTTCACCTCGGGCACCAGCGGTGAACCGAAGGCGGTCAAGTGCAGCCACGGCAAGGTCGCGATCGCCGGAATAACGATGGCACAACGGTTCGACCTCGGCCGTGACGACGTCTGCTATGTGTCGATGCCGCTGTTTCATTCCAACGCTGTTCTGGTCGGCTGGGCGGTGGCCGCGGCATGCCGGGGCTCAATGGCGTTGCGGCGCAAGTTCTCTGCATCGAACTTCATGGTCGACGTCCGCCGCTACGGCGCGACCTACGCCAACTACGTGGGCAAGCCGCTGTCGTACGTGCTGGCCCAGCCCGAGCAGCCCGACGACGCGGACAACCCGCTGCGGGCGGTGTACGGCAACGAGGGCGTGCCCACCGACATCGAGCGGTTCGCACGCAGATTCGACTGCAGGGTGCAGGACGGGTTCGGCTCGACCGAAGGTGGAGTCGCGATCGCCCGCACCCCCGATACGCCGCCGGGCGCCTTGGGGCCGCTGACCGAGGGGCTGGACATCGTCGACCCCGAGACCGGCCAGTCCTGCCCACCGGGAGTCGTCGGCGAGCTGGTAAACACCAGCGGGCCAGGCCGTTTCGAGGGGTACTACAACGACGCTGCAGCCGAGGCGCAGCGAATGGCCGGCGGGATCTACCACAGTGGTGACCTCGCCTATCGCGATGAGGACGGATTCGCGTACTTCGCTGGGCGCCTTGGTGATTGGATGCGGGTCGACGGCGAGAACCTCGGCGCAGCGCCGATCGAACGGGTACTGCTGCGATACCCCGACGCGGCCGAGGTCGCCGTGTATGCGATCCCCGATCCGGTGGTCGGTGACCAGGTGATGGCTGCTTTGGTGATGGCGCAGGGTCGCGAGTTCGATACCGAGAAATTCCGGACGTTCCTGGCCGAGCAGCCCGACCTCGGGCCCAAACAGTGGCCGTCGTACGTCCGGATCAGTGCGGAGTTGCCGCGGACGGTGACATTCAAGGTGCTCAAACGCCAGTTGGCGGCCGAAGGTATCGACTGTCATGATCGGGTATGGCCGATACCCCGATAGCCCTATGACGTCGCGGCCCCTGGAGCTCGCGCTGGAAGCGAGTTTTGAGCAGCTTTCCGACGTGGTACCGGCCAACATCGGGGTGGCGATCGCGCGTCCGGACCGGACTTATTCACTGGGCAGATGGTGGTCGGGCGTCGCCTGGTCGACAATCAAAGTGCCGCTGGCGATCGCGGCGTTGCGCAGCGATTGGCTCAATGCCCGCGAGCCGGCGGTCAAGGCCATCACCGAATCCGACAATCGCGCATCCGAACAGTTGTGGTCGCTGCTGGGCGAACCGGCGGACGCGGCCCGCAAGGTACAGGGCGTTGTCGCCGAAGGTGGCGACACCGCGACGGTAGTCGAATCGCGGCGAGTTCGCCGCGGTTTCACCGCATTTGGCCAGACGCAGTGGACGCTGCAGCGGCAAGCCCGATTCGCCGCGGAGTTGCCGTCGATCCCCGGCGCGGCCGACGTGATCGAGCTGATGACCGACCTCACACCGGATCACCGATGGGGCCTGGCCGCCAATGGCTCTGCGGCTAAAGGCGGTTGGGGTCCGGGCACCGACGGCGAATACCTGGTGCGGCAGTTCGGGATCCTGTCCACGCCTTCGGGGGAATGGGGCGTGGCATTGGCGGCCGAAGTCCACGATGGCGGCTTTGAAACCGGTGTCGAGGTGGTCAACACGGTGACGGACTGGCTCGTCAGCCGGCTGCCAGTGCTGGCCCGTTATTGACGGACGTCGAAATCCAGCGGGCCGAATCGGCGCGCGTCAGCCCGTAATCGAAGGCACCACCGCGTCGATCAGATGCGGCCCGGGTTCGGCGAAGCCTTCGCGCAGCGCATCGGCGAACTCCTCGGCGGTGCTCACCCGGCGGGCCGGCACCCCCATACCTTCGGAGATCTTGACGAAATCCATTGTGGGACGCGATAAATCAAGCAGATCCAGCGCTTTGGGACCGGGCGCGGACCCGGCACCGACGCGCTGCAGCTCGATCCGCAAGATATCGTAGGCGCTGTTGTCGTACAGCACGGTAGTCACGTTGAGGTTCTCACGCGCCTGCGTCCACAGCCCGGCAATCGTGTACATCGCCGACCCGTCGGATTCCAGGCAGAGCACCGGCCGGTCCGGGGCGGCCACCGCCGCACCGACCGCGGTGGGAATGCCGTAGCCGATCGCCCCACCGGTCAGCGCCAGCCAATCATGCGCCGGCGCCCCGGCGGTGGCCTGCGCCAGCAGCAGGCCCGAGGTGTTCGACTCGTCGACGACGATCGTGCGTTCGGGCAGCAGCGCGCCGATCACGTCGGCCGCCGACGCCGAGGTCAACGCGCCGGTCGGCAACTGCGGGCGCGACGCGGCGGCCAGGGGCGCAACCGCGCCGGACGCGATCTCGTCGGCGAGTGCGATCAGCGCGTCGGCCGCACCGAGGTAATCGGCGAGCACGTGCACCTCGCAACCCGCCGGTACCAGGTCGCTGGGCATATTCGGATAGGCGAAGAACGACACCGGAGATTTGGCACCGGCCAGGATCAGATGCTTGGCGCCGTCCAGCTGGGCCGTGGCGGCCTCGGCGAAATACGCCAACCGCTCGACGGCGGGAACACCGGCGCCGCGTTCCAGGCGCGTCGGAAAGGTCTCGCAGAGCCAGCGGGCCCCGGTTGCCTCGGCGATCCGCGCGGCGGCGGCCAGGCCGGGGCCGCGGGTCGCGTCACCGCCCACCATGATCACCGCCGGTTCTCCCGATCGCAGGACCTCCGCGACCTCGGCCACCAGCAGCGGGTCTGCACTGGCCGGCCGCGCGGGCGGTGTTGCGGCGGCTTGGGCGCCGTCCGACCAGGACGCGTCGGCGGGCAGGATCAGCGTGGAGATCTGTGAGCGGGCCCGGCTCGCCGCGATCGCCTCGGCGGTGTCGGGCGCCACGTCGGCGGCGGTAGCCGTGCGGCGCACCCATCCCGAGACGGTGCCCGCGAGCGCGTCGATATCGGATTCCAGTGGGGCGTCGTACTTTTTGTGATAGGTGGCGTGGTCGCCGACGACGACCACCATCGGCACATGCGCCCGGCGGGCGTTGTGCAGGTTGGCCAGACCGTTGCCCAATCCCGGCCCCAGATGCAACAACACCGCCGCCGGCCGATCGGCGATACGGGCATAGCCATCGGCTGCGCCCGTGGCGACACCCTCGAAAAGCGCTAGCACGCCGCGCATTTGGGGAACGGTGTCCAGCGCGGCCACGAAGTGCATCTCCGAGGTGCCGGGATTAGCGAAGCACACGTCCACGCCGCCGTCGACCAGGGTGTTGATCAGAGCCTGCGCACCGTTCACCTGATTGCCTCCAGTTTGAAGACCCGTTCGGCGTTGCCGTGCAGAAAGCCGTGGCGAGCCGCGTCGTCGAGCCCGAGTTCGTCGAGCCCGGCCAAAGCGTGCGTGGGGGTGATCATCGGGTAGTTGGTGCCGAACAAGACTTTGCGTTGTCCGGTACCGGTTTTCATGAACCGGATCAGTTCCTCCGGCAACCGCCGAATGGTGTATGCCGAGGTATCGATGTAGACATTCTCGTGCTTGCGCGCGACGGCCACCATCTCCTCGGTCCACGGATAGCCGACATGTCCGCACACCATCACCAGCTCAGGAAAATCCAGCGCCACCTGGTCGATGTAGGGAATCGGGCGCCCGGTCTCCGAGGGCCGTAGCGGGCCGGTGTGACCGACCTGGGTGCAGAACGCAACGCCGGCCTCGACGCACTCGGCGAACAGCGGGTAGTAACGGCGATCGGTGGGCGGTGCGTTCCACAGCCAGGGCACCACCCGCAACCCGACGAATCCGTCGGCGACCCGGCGCCGTAGCTCACGGACGGCGTGCATCGGGCGATCGAGATCGACGGTCGCCAGACCGGCAAACCGGTTCGGGTGCAACCGAACCCACTCGGCGACCTCGTCGTTGGAGATCAGGTCCTGACCGCTGGGGCCGTACCACGCACTGAGCAGCCCGAAGCCGACGTCGGCCGCGTCCATCGCCGCGACGGTGACGTCGATCGGGATATCGGCGTCCGGGATGGAACCACCGGTCCAGCGACGTAAGGACGCCAGCATGTCGCTGCGCAGGAACCGCGCAGTCGGGTGCTGCATCCACACG from the Mycobacterium lentiflavum genome contains:
- a CDS encoding MCE family protein, with amino-acid sequence MAGSEMPSHRSMVIKVSIFTVVMLLVAAGLVVVFGDFRFGNESTYHATFTDASRLKAGQKVRISGVPVGSVNGVKLNPDNTVDVAFGIDSRYTLYSSTRAVIRYENLVGDRFLEITSGPGELRKLAPGATINAQHTQPALDLDALLGGLRPVLKGLDADKVNTISGAIIELLQGQGGALSNVLADTSAFSTALGRRDQLIGDTITNLNQVLGTIDQKSAQFSTSVDQLQQLISGLAKNKDSIAGAIPPLASTTTDLTELLKNSRRPLQEILKNTRPLATEIDNRKAEVDNDVEQLGEDYLRLAALGAYGSFFNIYFCSVTIKINGPAGSDIRLPLGGQVDPSQGRCAFVKQ
- a CDS encoding MCE family protein, translating into MADTVSRRTTVRLAAALLASLLVAFSVLTYLSYTAAFASVDTVTVAAPRAGLVMDKGAKVKYRGIQIGKVTDISYGGEQARLTLAINSDDLHFIPSNAPVHISGNTIFGAKSVEFVVPQAPSPTSLRPNAHVEASAVQLEVNTLFQSLMDLLHKVDPVELNGTLSAFAEGLRGHGDDLGALLSGLNTLTQQTNPKLPALQEDFRKTAIVTGVYADAAPDLNTIFDNLPTINKTVVDEQKNLNDTLLATIGLSNNAYETLEPAEKDLIDAINRLRAPLKVASDYSPEFGCLFAGIDRGLKEFGPILGVRKAGLFTSSSFVLGAPSYTYPESLPIVNASGGPNCRGLPDIPNKQNGGSWYRAPFLVTDNANIPYEPFTELQFDAPSTLQFLFHGSFAERDDF
- a CDS encoding MlaE family ABC transporter permease, whose amino-acid sequence is MSYDFTYRLRTVASRLQGPVDDFGEQALFYGQTVRYVPNALTRYRKETIRLIAEMTLGAGALVMIGGTVGVAAFLTLASGGVIAVQGYSSLGNIGIEALTGFLSAFLNVRVVAPVIAGIALAATIGAGATAQLGAMRVSEEIDAVECMAVHSVSYLVSTRLIAGLVAIVPLYSLSVLAAFFAARFTTVYINGQSAGLYDHYFNTFLIPSDLLWSFLQAIVMSIAVMLVHTYYGYNTSGGPVGVGIAVGQAVRTSLIVVVVITLFISLAVYGASGNFNLSG
- a CDS encoding MlaE family ABC transporter permease, with the translated sequence MIEQLAVPARAVGGFFEMTIDTARASFRRPFQGREFLDQTWMIARVSLVPTLLVSIPFTVLVAFTLNILLREIGAADLSGAGTAFGTITQLGPVVTVLVVAGAGATAICADLGARTIREEIDAMRVLGIDPIHRLVVPRVLASTVVALLLNGLVCAIGLSGGYVFSVFLQGVNPGAFINGLTVLTGLRELVLAEVKALLFGVMAGLVGCYRGLTVKGGPKGVGNAVNETVVYAFICLFVINVVMTAIGVRFSTK
- a CDS encoding 3-oxoacyl-ACP reductase, with protein sequence MTSSTNATDLSGKVAVVTGAAAGLGRAEALGLARLGATVVVNDIAAALDASDVIDEISAAGSKAIAVTGDISQRATADELVSCADGLGGLDIVVNNAGITRDRMLFNMSDEEWDQVIAVHLRGHFLLTRNAATYWRSRAKDAGGSIFGRIVNTASEAGLVGPVGQANYGAAKAGIISLTLTAARALGRYGVCANAICPRARTAMTADVFGSAPDIEEGGVDPLSPDHVVNLVQFLSSPAAAEVNGQVFIVYGPQVTLVSAPTAEHRFTADGAAWDSAELSSTLRDYFAGRDPERNFSATALMEQ
- a CDS encoding ferredoxin, with protein sequence MRVIVDRDRCEGNAVCLGIAPDIFDLDDEDYAVVKLDPIPSDQEDLAEQAIAECPRAALLRED
- a CDS encoding acyl-CoA dehydrogenase is translated as MRISYTPEQEELRRELRSYFTALMTPERREALHSTQGEVGTGNAYRDTVAQMGKDGWLTLNWPKEYGGQDRSPMDSLIFTDEAAIAGVPVPFLTINSVAPTIMAFGTEEQKKFFLPKIAAGELHFSIGYSEPGAGTDLANLRTTAVRDGDDYVINGQKMWTSLIAYADWVWLAVRTNPEAKKHRGISMLVVPTTAEGFSWTPVHTMAGVDTSATYYSDVRVPVTNLIGEENGGWKLVTNQLNHERVALVSPQPIFLALREVREWAQNTKDDGGARLIDSEWVQLNLARVHAKAEVLKLINWELASAADETLSPADASAAKVYGTELATEAYRLLMEVLGTAATVRQDSPGALLRGRVERMHRACLILTFGGGTNEVQRDIIGMVALGLPRNR
- a CDS encoding acyl-CoA dehydrogenase family protein, whose amino-acid sequence is MDFTTTEAAADLGGLVDTIVDSVCTPEHQRELDGLEQRFDRGLWQKLIEADILTSASASTLGGDGFGALEQVAILVALGRQLAAVPYLESVMLGAGVLARFGSQDLQQTWGVPAVKGEKILTVALDGEMGEGPVQATRTGDGYQLTGTRTQVFFGPVADAFLVPAETDSGTAVFLVSAEGKGVKVTTLATTGKNSVGHLALDGVAVNEARKVGGSEVVAWLGTLGTLGRSAYQLGVLDRGLQMTAEYAREREQFDRPIGSFQAVSQRLADGYIDVKGLRLTLTQAAWKVSEDIPAEIDVASAAFWAADAGHRVAHTIVHVHGGVGVDTDHPAHRYFLAAKEAEFALGGATAQLRRIGRELAETPA